The Apium graveolens cultivar Ventura chromosome 10, ASM990537v1, whole genome shotgun sequence nucleotide sequence CACAATATCGAATAGTGACAGTTTGTAGTCACTTTTATCCCTGGTTAAATGGCATTTTGGTCACTCAACTGACCGAAAATTTGCAGTTAGGTCACCCAACTCAAAAAACTTTCAGTTACATAAAAAAATTTATCCAGGTCACTCGTCATTACATTcagttaaaaacttgaaaagaAAATCGAACGAACATGTCTCCTACAACAATGTTAAGGGCCCTCTAATCACACCACGCCTCTTTACAACAAATACAAAGATTATCATTAATGATTTTACTCATAGAAAGCACATGGGTCGGGTTGGCCACGTTAAATGTATTTTAGCAACCCAACCCAAAGTTTAAAATTTTATAACCCAACccataaaaaataaaaatgcaacCTAACCCTACCATTTGTTCTCCGTTTTGGATCGGTTTAAATTGAGTTGAACGGGCTATTTAAAGTCATTTAAAATAAACAattgttaaaaaaataaatttgtgATAAGAGAATATCGTGCAACTATACGAGTCCAAAAATAAAATCACATTACGAGGCATTATAGAACAATTTTTTGATCTTGAAAATAAAATCCCAATAAAAATTTTGAGaacaattttcaaaattttggagATATTTTGTAATTTATAACGACTTTAATTTGGGATTTTGAACAACATATTcatacatttatttattgcatTTATATGTTCCAAAAAATTTTTAAAGAGAGAGAAGAGTGGTTGTAGGAGAGCTCTTTATTCGTTTTTTTCAGTTTTTTAATGGATGTAATGGTTAGTGACTTGAATGAAAATTTCTTTAGTTTGATGACCAAATTGCAAGTTTTGAACTAGTTGAGTGACCAAAACACCGCTTCATCTGACTGTAAGCGTCACAATAGATTTATTTAGGCTAAGTCACCAAGCTTAGTCAACATTCCGTTAAGTTTTCAAAAAAATGTAACGGCGTGTGACCTGGATGAAAAATTTTAAGAGTAAAATGATGTGATTGAAAGTTTTTTTAGTTGGACGACCCAACTGCAAGTTTCCGGTTAGTTGAGTGACCCAAACATGATTTAACCCCTTTTATCCCCCATAAAAATACTTCTGATATTTTTAACTCAATCTTACTTAAATCTTACTTAAGAACACTCGTAGAATTTTACACCGGTGTGAGAAGTGGTGGAAACAGATAACGTGTGATCGAAAACATAGTCTCTTAATTATCGTTATTGATTATCTTAATTGagtaatttaatttattattacACTTTTACTTGATAAAATGatgtttttttaatttaaagAAAATAAGATAAAATTCATGTGCAAATAAAACCATATTTTGCAAACTATCAATTGTAATTTTGGGGAGAAAATTAGTTTTACCCGGTTACAACCCACCTTTACCCCAATGACGGGCAGTTCCCAGCTCTGTGTGAGCATATAAATTTTTAAGAtaaaaagaaggaagatgatacGTGCACATTCTGATTTATAAGTGCAAACCcatttattaatattattatcaAATTTTCATCTTCAATCTTCAAGAGAAGTAAGTAATTTTGAGTTAAAAATGTACACAAGAATAttttcatcttaatattaattgaGGATGTGCACcaatcaaataaatataatgtgCGCACGTATCATCTCCTTAAAAAAATAACTCATATGCAAATTATCATGGAATCAATTAGTTCCCCGAGCTTAGAGACAAGAAATTGGACAAACGCCTAACAATATTTTAATACGGAGATTGTGTTCGCTCCATCCACATAAGATAACTAGGTGAAATTACCGCGCTTCGCGCggtgtttaatttttttttgaatttcaCATATAATTTTTAGTTAGTTATATATATAGTGCTTTAGAACCTCTTAAAAATTATGATTCCTAATATATGAAAAACATTACACATCAAGGTACTGTTGAAATTATAGAAGCTCTTTAGTAGGGCAAATAATATAGAAAAGCCTACTTAAGGGCCTCATTTTCTAATCAACATACAGCTGAGGTCCATGACCACCAATATACAAAACCAAACCTTCAATTTTGGCGTGATCACAAGATTGCTTGTTGCACGCATGACTTCTACAAATATATCCTCCTTCTGAAATGGTCTTGTAGTTTTTATCTCACTGATTCCAGAAGCTTTCCTTTTCTTCAACGCCTGTatcttttctctttttcttccCTCTGCTACCTAGTACATGATTTTCATCAATTTTGGCTTCTGGTCTTTTTAGCTTCCATTCATTGCCATTATCCTCTTGCGTCTCAAGTAAATGATTGTTATGCTTCACAGGAACTCCATAAAgtatttttttaaacaaaatttGTGAAGGCAGATTATCCGGTAGTCAACAGGGATAAAATATTAGAACAACATCAGACTTGATGGAAACTTAAATGTGCTAAGCAAAAAATATATGCTACTTAAACTTGGCTCAATCGAATTATAATTAACTCACCAGGTCAGTTGTACCTAGCTCAACTACCCCACCTGAATACGGAAAGCATACAACTGACTGAAACACAGAAAAACGCATCACTAATGAATAGTTCTCTAGTGAAAAATGTGATCTTAGCAAGTCACGGTTAAAGTCAGTACCTGAACTGATGCACTCTGAGAAACACCAAGGATCCAGATGTCAAAAATAACACAAGAGAATAAGCATGTATTCAGTATCTAGAAAGTGTCAAGCAGAAACTTGAAATTTGCAGCAAATTGTGGTCTAAGTTGCAGCATATACCTTTGCAAGCAGAGTGCGACTGAAAACATTGCTATCTGCATAACGCGCATTGCACAACCAAATGGTTTGATTTTTTGCTAACGATCTTCCGGGCAAGCTGATTAAGTACAAAAAGTTCATTTTATTTGACAAAGCAGAAATAAGTATAACATCAAGCAGCTCATCTCAGCATCTATAATAAATTTTCAAAAACTAAGCTATTTTTAGATGTTTCCGAGCCAAATTAATGATCAAGAATCATAAAAATTCAATATAATTTGACAAATGTTTTCAACCAATTAAATGTTACAGATCACAGGTCAAATAATGCTCATAGTAGGAAAATTATAGTCATAATTGATAAGCTCCTAAATTTCCTACATATGCAGATAATAATCCGCTAAATTTTAATAAAACTTCAAaaaaaaatccacattttaaaatgaaataaatCATCCATAATGACAAGATTTCACAGCCGAAACACAAACAATAGAAACAGATAAAAGAAGCTAATCAAGATCCTAGTTTTTAAGCACAATGGAATTTACCTGTTTAGTTTTAATACTAAGCACTAAAAACAATCCAATAGCCAAAAAATAAAGCATGTGCAAGGACTTAACATCAAAAAGGGCTTAAATAGTCAATCAAATAACTCCATACTATAATTCAGACATGTACAATCAAGCTAATGTCATAAAAATTTGATCTTTAGTACATCCATTGCAATCTATATATACACAGTGtataaaaaaattacataaaCTTGCAATACACACACGTGTGTGTGCTTGTTTTAGAAAAAGTGCTTACCCAGCCATGAATTTTTTACTAATACAACTCTTGTGAATGAAGACTTGCAATCTAAAAGAGTTGATCCATTTGCCtgccaaaaaaaatcaaaatatgatGTATCCTAACAAAATTAATTAAAGAAGATACTAAAGAAGACATAAGGCATAAGAAAAATACTCGAATAATGAATTTGATTTTCAATTGTATACCATCATCACATGGATATAAATTATGTAGCATAGCAACAACAGACATTCACATGTATATGCCTATTATTACTCCTCTCAAAACCGTCACAACTGTTGTTGGCGATGCCGCCGTAAACTGGACATTGTGGATCAGATGTCAACCGTGCCTCTTACAAATTTTAACAGTCGGCAGAACATCTGTTGTAATGAAGGTCCTATGCAAATCTCATATAAATTAGTAGGCTGATACCACTCATTAGATGACTTCCATTAAATAAAAAGATAAATGCATAACAATGCCTTGTACAGAAACATAAATCTAACTACAAGTGTAGTAGGACAACTATAATTTAGGCTTGTTTGTAATGCAACCTATGTCAATTTACATAGATCTAAGTTTGAACTTGATGGTATGCCTTAAATCAACACAAAATACACAAATAATACATCATAATgtatattatgtatatatatgaaaGAGCTGGTTGAAGGGAGAGTTGAACAATTTTGTGAATGCACTAATCCAAAATTTGAGGGACCAAGCTTTCTTTGTACTGGATTAATCCAGCAAAAATGTAGGGACATATGTATTCAGTCAGCCAGTGTATTGATGCCTGAAAGGAAATGACGATTGCATAATGTAATTGGCCAAAGCAATCTCATCTTTCACAATGGTCCGATTTCAAATTTTTTGGCAGGTACTGAGCTAGCTGGTGAACAAAGCGCCGTTGGGGTGCCCTGTTGTATAACACCACTCATCCTGTCATGTTTCCTACACAAATACCAAATATGTAAAAGTGTTGGTTTCAGTAACCAAATAAAGCGGCGTAAGTAATATGAATGCTAATTTGGGGACAAAGCATGTAGCTAGAAAAGTGCTAGTCAGTAAAAGATGTAGATTTGATTTTCTTCATGATGCCGTTATTTAGAAATATTATTGCGGTGCCAGAAAAGAAAAGTGTAACGGTTTAAAATGGCTTACCTTCATCGTGTGTGCGGTCCTGAATATTGTTGAAGACCTCTTTATAAACAATATTTTTTATAAGAGTTTTGTCGTCCACCTCACTGTCAGCATTGACTATGACCAGCCCTTGTAATTCTGTGACTCTTGACAGAGCCACATACACCTGCCCATGCGTAAAAACCTGGCAAGGAAGATACAAGCCAACACGTTTTAACGATTGTCCTTGGCTTTTATTGATCGTCATCGCGAAACATGGCGCCACTGGAAGTTGGCGCCTATTAAGTTTGAATGGCCATTTAGAATTTTTTGGTGACATAATGATACATGGGATGGTGACATTTTGACCAATAATGTCCCAGAAATGATGTCTGCCCGAATTGACCATTTGCCTAAATGCGTGACTATTAACCGTGTGCCATTACAAAGCCCCCCTGACTGATTTAAATTTCTGAGCAGCATGATGCGGGTTCCCTCTTTAAGCTGTATGTTATGATTAGGGATGCCACTGAACCTTAAGCTATTTAAAAATTCTGCCGGGTACAACAAATCATCATTATCGGTGTTAATGCTCGCCTTGCACACACTATCAGAGCTTAGATATGTCCTTGCTTCTCCCGGTATCATGCTCATCAGAAAGTCATTCAATTCATGAACTGTTTCATTTTTTGGCGTAAGTATAGCACGCTCTTGTAGATATGCAGGATCCCTGTAATTTTCTAACAACGAAGGGTAGACCTCATTAACAATGTCTTCCATTGGGTTCTCACCCGTTGGCCTGTATAACTCTGGCGGAATCTTTATCATTTCTTGTCCTAAAATGTCATACATAGAACCATCTCCAATTTGTAACAGCTATTTATTAAATGATGCTATTTTTTCAGCGTGCACTTCATCAACCCCTTCCCTATGCAGCCTCATATTCTGTGTCAACTCGTAGATTTCGAAGTGTTCCCAAAGGTAGAATGAATTAAGCGAGGCATCAATAATATCTGCACGTTCACCTTGTGGGATAACAGGTAGTATCTGGCGGAAGTCGTCACCACATACTACTGTAAGCCCTCCAAAGGGCTTGGAACAACTATTCTCATATCGTGTACTTAGTATATCTCTCAAGGACTTGTCCAGAGCTTCAAAACAATGTCTGTGTGTCATTGGGGCCTCATCCCAGATAATGAGAGAAGTTTTTTAAAGAAGTTCAGCTAATTGTGTACCATGTTTAATCTCACATGTAGATTCTGCGGCGACATCCAACGGGATGCGAAATCGGGAGTATGCTGTTCGACCATTGGGCAATAACAATGAGGCTATCCCCGAGGTTGCAACTAGCAGGACTATCATTGAATCTGATCTTAGTTTCAAAGTGATTGTATTCCATAAGAATGTTTTCCCGGTACCACCAAGACCACTAATGAAGAAAAGCTTGCCTTCATCACGTTGAACAGAATGCACAATTGCGTCATATGCAATTCTTTGGAAATGATTTAAAGCATGCAGATATTTTTCAAGCAAGATCTTCAAAGCGGCTCGATCATAATTCAGCTCCTCGTTCAATAATCTATTTTCTATATCTCGTGTTAGTGATGAATCAGGCTGTGGCATTCCATCTATGTCTTTTAGGCTCTTGCCTAATTTTTGCATGAGGCTTTCAATTTCAACCAGCGCGTACGCTTCAGTCTGTGCGGTTGTTAACCGGAGGGTAGGGAATTGGAACCTTTTTCGTTGTATGTGAAGCATGTCTTCCGAGAGTATCTGAGAGTGAGTTTTCCAGAGTTCTGGTACATTGGAAACATGGCAAAAGATAAGGATTGTGACAAAGAGATTGCGTAATTCGTTACCCGTTGCCCAAACTGCAGCCTCAGATAAGCAATCAACCCATTCTCTATCATCATCCAATAATCCCAAAGCATAACATGCAGCTTTGAAGGTTGTATATGTTACTCCATTTACAGTTCTGATACACTCAAATGAGGTGCTCCCTTTTAAAAAATTAAGGAGCATCGCATATAGAAGCGTTCCCCACTTGATGGATGTGCAAAGTAGATTCTACCAACTGCCTTTCCTTTTTTTCGCCTGGTCCATAATTTACCCTTGGAATTCCAAACCCAGTGTTTGGGGAACTCAGCATAAGTCAAAGTGCGTGCATCTTCATTTTGCTTGTTTGTCTCTAACCATTCTGTGAATTTGGTCTTTTCTATCCCGGGCATACTGAGCACATTTTCAATGCATCGGTTTTCTTCAAATATTATTGTATACTCACCAGGCAGGTGGAAAGGCAGACGTTCAACTGATGGGTATCTGTAGTTGATGCTAAATTGAAAGATTCTCTAGCAAGCCTCACATGATGATATATACCTTCAAGCAACATTTATGTTATTTTATTACTCTCATTATAGAAACATATTACACAAAAGTTATCAGGGAACCGTTAGGTTGCGTAAACTCAAACAAAAAGTGCATTTGCATggtattttataaatattttaaataatgtTGCTCCATTTTCAGGAACCCAATGTCTGATTTGGTGGAGTCACAATAGATCATTATCATCTAAAAAAGACATAAGGATATTCTTTTCAAAAGTTCACTGCACACCAGGCCATAGTAATGTTTGGTAGCCTAAAAGTGATCATCTTCAGCTTTtgatataaatttaaaattacaaACCAAACACTGCTTGGAAAATACAAGCAAGTTAAATGTTATATGTCTACAGTTACTTGTACCAGAATGGTTCATATTTTCAGATCACCCTGAGATTTAGATATAGATGCCATATCATTGGTACCGAGGAATAATGGTAAATCATAAATCTTTTATTTACCATACTAGCATGAAATTGTGATGATTATATATTTCAAATCTAAATTTATTTTTCCTGTCAGCCGACTGATTTTgtggaatatatatatatatatatatatatatatatattacctTAAATAATATgcttttattattaaaaataaaatatctaTGTACCACGTAttaaagaaaaatagaaatacaAAATTTTGCATGTACATACCTGCAGTCAAGATACGCTCTTATTTCATCCCTTTTGTTGGTAGTCTCAATCACTGCAGTTGCTCTATCTGGCCCTTCATtaatatatttgaataaatattttATCGACCTTGTACTGTTGCATAGCTCCACATTAATATGAGATTCAAACTTGACCAATAAATTTCTGTTATAAGGGATGACAAAACGATTGTCCAGAAGTGTGCCCTTTTTCTCAATGGTAATGCCTGTATTTCTGCGCCTGTAAATTGGGTAGCCATCTTCTCCAATTGTGGTGGTCTCATTAAAATTTTTTGGGAAAAACTTATTGCATCTTTCCTGGAGCATACAAGGAGAGGATGTGTTGGCCTGACCACATGGCCCATGAAGCATAGATTTCTTCACCGCATTATAGGCATCGGGGTCGACATTGATGTCTGGCAACTCTGCGCTTATTATGCTGTCAATATATTCCGGTGAAGGATTCTTCCTTGACGGGTGCAAAAAAAGGAGTATATGCGCATGGGGCAAATCTCTTTTCTGAAATTCTATGGTATATAAGCCTGCATCAAAATTGTAATACTATTAGAATACTAGAGGCGTGTTCCCAGTTACTGGATTAAATAAAGCGAGCTCAATTGGTACCAAAATATAGGTTGTTAAAAATTAGAGGTAATGCATAGGCTCAATAATCTTACATGCCATTATCTCACCAAATGGTTGTTCCTTTTTGATGTAGTGCATGAGTTGTTGTAACTTTATCTCAAATACCCGACACATAATATCAACTCTATTACGATCATCTTTTTGCCCGATCAGTCCAAGCATGTCATTTATCTCTGGCCATTTGGGGTTACATGTGAATGTGATGAACAAATCTGGATATCCAACCGACCTATAAATAGCCATTGCGTCTTGGTAATTCTGAGCTCTGTAACGTGGACCTCCAGTATGCGATGATGGCAAGATAACTGATTTCCCCACTGTAAAGATGTCAGAGTCCCCACGGTGCACCGCATCCATCAAGCCTGAGTATAATTTTGTCCTGAGCTTGTTTTGATGGGTTCGAACCCACCTAAACCTTTCTTGCTTAGCAGCCATGTAAGCATCCACTATATATTATTGCAAGAGCCGTCCCTCCAAAAGTAAGGTATGCCCCTCATTGGCTCTTTGCTGAAACCTGAAGCCATAATATTGGCACATCGTCAATGCATGTCTTTTTGAAGTTTGTGAGCCCCTGTCTGCTAAGGGTATACCCAGTCTATATCCATCTTCACCATAAGGGTGAATTAGTGGATATGCCATGGACATAAACTTGGGTGCAACTCATCAATATGTGTAATTCCTTTAGTATGGTGGCGCACAATAACGTCACGCTCAAATTTTGTCTCAGTGAGCTCACCCACAATCAAGCCGCCCACTTCAGATTCTGTTGGGATGTTGTATTGTCTACCATCTCTGGTCCGAGCCTCAGGCAGGCGCAGGTGAAATGTGGTTTGGGGTTGTGCTTCGAACATGTCCCTCGCCTTTCTATAATACCTCGCCAAATTGTTATTCTCGTCTAACATTTGTGTTAAACCTTGGACTATATTCTCGTCAATAGCTGGAGTGTTTTCCGTATTTTTGAGTGTGTTAATTCTGTTACTAATCTCATGATCAGTGTCATAGATGTAAAG carries:
- the LOC141691493 gene encoding uncharacterized protein LOC141691493, which translates into the protein MAAKQERFRWVRTHQNKLRTKLYSGLMDAVHRGDSDIFTVGKSVILPSSHTGGPRYRAQNYQDAMAIYRSVGYPDLFITFTCNPKWPEINDMLGLIGQKDDRNRVDIMCRVFEIKLQQLMHYIKKEQPFGEIMACLYTIEFQKRDLPHAHILLFLHPSRKNPSPEYIDSIISAELPDINVDPDAYNAVKKSMLHGPCGQANTSSPCMLQERCNKFFPKNFNETTTIGEDGYPIYRRRNTGITIEKKGTLLDNRFVIPYNRNLLVKFESHINVELCNSTRSIKYLFKYINEGPDRATAVIETTNKRDEIRAYLDCRTVNGVTYTTFKAACYALGLLDDDREWVDCLSEAAVWATGNELRNLFVTILIFCHVSNVPELWKTHSQILSEDMLHIQRKRFQFPTLRLTTAQTEAYALVEIESLMQKLGKSLKDIDGMPQPDSSLTRDIENRLLNEELNYDRAALKILLEKYLHALNHFQRIAYDAIVHSVQRDEGKLFFISGLGGTGKTFLWNTITLKLRSDSMIVLLVATSGIASLLLPNGRTAYSRFRIPLDVAAESTCEIKHGTQLAELL